A genome region from Panicum virgatum strain AP13 chromosome 4K, P.virgatum_v5, whole genome shotgun sequence includes the following:
- the LOC120702506 gene encoding probable leucine-rich repeat receptor-like protein kinase At5g63930 has product MAASLFRITLPLLHLLMLLSIPADSARNAEDARALAALRRALDPAGRVLGSWNPSGDPCGGSFLGVTCDPAGRVTAVSLQGRGLSGSLPPAVAGLRRLQGLYLHYNGIKGPIPREIGKLSELADLYLDVNHLTGPVPVEIAAMVNLQVLQLGYNQLTGSIPPQLGNLNKLSVLAMQSNQLTGAIPATLGELTQLRRLDLSFNNLFGSIPSKIAEVPLLEVFDIRNNTLSGSVPAGLRRLNSGFQYMNNKGLCGVGFSLLELCPSSEDGLKPSKPEPFGPDGTVKTREVPQSANPESCSGSHCSKSTNGSEGVLIVAVVAVVIGAVFCGLFAFSWYRRQKQKIGSSLEVSDSRLSTDHFQQKEACRRSASPLISVEYSNSWDPLSGGGVGSSGEVGDSFRFNLEEVECATQYFSDVNLLGKSGFAATYKGILRDGSVVAVKSLNKTSCKQEESDFLRGLKMLTLLRHDNLVSLRGFCCSRGRGECFLVYDFMVNGCLSQYLDVKDGSSHGVLDWTTIVSIVKGIAKGIEYLHSKKSSKSPVVHQNISAEKILLDHNFAPLLSVPGLHKLLADDVVFSTLKASAAMGYLAPEYATTGRFTDKSDVFAFGIVVLQIITGKRDVSQLKVGAAAVSDLDGLVDGNLNGVFSRTEVARLAAVAAYCTSEAPSQRPTMEAVVQQLSP; this is encoded by the exons ATGGCGGCGTCGCTCTTCCGCATCACCCTCCCCCTCCTGCACCTGCTCATGCTCCTCTCCATCCCCGCCGACTCGGCGCGCAACGCGGAGGACGCCCGTGCGCTCGCGGCGCTCCGGCGGGCACTTGACCCTGCCGGCCGGGTCCTGGGCTCCTGGAACCCCTCCGGCGACCCTTGCGGCGGCTCCTTCCTCGGCGTCACCTGCGACCCCGCCGGCCGCGTCACGGCCGTCTCGCTGCAGGGCCGCGGGCTCTCCGGCAGCCTGCCGCCTGCGGTCGCCGGGCTACGGCGCCTCCAGGGGCTCTACCTGCACTACAACGGCATCAAGGGCCCCATACCGCGGGAGATTGGGAAGCTGTCCGAGCTCGCGGACCTGTACCTCGACGTGAACCATCTCACCGGGCCCGTGCCCGTCGAGATTGCTGCCATGGTCAACCTCCAAG TGTTGCAGTTGGGTTACAATCAGTTGACAGGCAGTATACCTCCCCAGTTGGGCAACCTGAATAAGCTATCTGTGCTCGCAATGCAGTCCAATCAGCTTACAGGAGCCATTCCGGCAACCCTTGGTGAGCTAACGCAGCTGAGACGGCTTGATTTGAGCTTCAACAACCTGTTTGGCTCAATCCCATCGAAGATAGCTGAGGTTCCATTGCTTGAGGTCTTTGATATTCGCAATAACACCCTTTCTGGGAGTGTTCCTGCTG GATTGAGAAGATTGAATAGTGGTTTCCAGTATATGAATAACAAAGGTCTTTGTGGAGTTGGCTTCAGTTTGCTAGAGCTTTGCCCTTCTTCAGAGGATGGCCTGAAACCCAGCAAGCCTGAGCCTTTTGGACCAGATGGTACTGTCAAGACACGGGAAGTGCCTCAATCGGCGAATCCAGAAAGCTGCTCTGGCTCTCACTGCTCAAAGTCCACAAATGGATCTGAAGGAGTTCTtattgttgctgttgttgctgtggTTATTGGTGCTGTATTTTGTGGGTTATTTGCATTCTCTTGGTATCGTCGGCAGAAACAAAAGATTGGGAGCTCACTGGAGGTTTCTGATAGCAGGCTCAGCACCGACCATTTCCAGCAGAAGGAAGCCTGCAGGAGGAGCGCCTCTCCTTTGATTAGTGTTGAGTACTCAAACAGTTGGGATCCATTGTCAGGTGGCGGTGTTGGATCATCTGGTGAAGTTGGTGATAGCTTTAGATTCAACCTAGAGGAGGTAGAATGTGCGACACAATACTTCTCCGATGTGAACTTGCTAGGCAAGAGTGGTTTTGCTGCGACATACAAAGGAATCCTTCGAGATGGGTCAGTTGTTGCTGTTAAGAGCCTCAACAAGACAAGTTGCAAGCAAGAGGAGTCCGATTTTTTGCGTGGTCTGAAGATGCTCACCCTTCTTCGACATGATAATCTTGTTAGCCTGAGGGGGTTCTGCTGCTCCAGGGGGAGAGGGGAATGCTTCCTTGTCTATGACTTCATGGTTAATGGCTGCTTGTCACAGTATCTTGATGTTAAGGATGGTTCCAGTCATGGTGTTCTTGATTGGACTACAATAGTTTCCATCGTCAAAGGCATTGCAAAAG GGATTGAGTACCTTCACAGCAAGAAGAGCAGCAAGTCACCAGTTGTCCACCAGAACATATCGGCCGAAAAGATCCTTCTCGACCATAACTTTGCCCCGCTTTTGTCAGTCCCAGGACTGCACAAGCTTCTCGCAGATGACGTTGTCTTCTCAACCCTGAAGGCGAGCGCCGCAATGGGGTACCTCGCCCCTGAATATGCCACCACTGGCCGATTCACTGACAAGAGCGATGTCTTTGCATTCGGGATTGTGGTCCTCCAGATCATCACAGGGAAGAGGGATGTCTCTCAGCTGAAGGTTGGTGCTGCAGCTGTCAGCGATCTCGACGGCCTGGTTGATGGAAACCTCAACGGTGTCTTCTCAAGGACTGAGGTAGCGAGGCTCGCCGCAGTTGCTGCATACTGCACCAGCGAGGCGCCGAGCCAGCGGCCGACCATGGAGGCTGTGGTTCAGCAGCTCAGTCCTTGA